A DNA window from Hevea brasiliensis isolate MT/VB/25A 57/8 chromosome 2, ASM3005281v1, whole genome shotgun sequence contains the following coding sequences:
- the LOC110639651 gene encoding cyclin-D3-1: MNQDLNLILFLKKMAKHYPHSTALQEPQYQPAPAFLNDALYCSEENWEEEVREGYFHQEEEQGDSYCCNDNKKQDCSAVLLEQDLYWEDEELSSLFAKQEQNQLYDQLETNPYLAEARREAVNWMLKVNAHYSFTALTAVLAVNYLDRFLFSFHLQTKKLWMTQLAAVACLSLAAKVEETQVPLLLDLQVEDIRYVFEAKTIQRMEILVLSTLQWRMNPITSLSFVDFVARRLGLKGYLCSEFLWRCERIVVSIISDSRSMHYLPSVIATAAMLHVINGVEPFLGAEYESQLLGILGIDKDKVDDCSQLIIEMASRDPGSHSNKRKFISIPGSPNGVMDVSFSSDSSNDSWAVASPLSSSPEPLSKKSRALQSSNHETTDFLSIPR, encoded by the exons ATGAACCAAGATCTGAACCTCATCTTATTCTTGAAGAAGATGGCTAAACATTATCCTCACTCAACTGCACTGCAAGAACCTCAATATCAACCAGCACCTGCATTTCTCAATGATGCTCTCTACTGCTCTGAGGAGAATTGGGAGGAAGAAGTTAGAGAGGGCTATTTTCATCAAGAAGAAGAACAAGGGGACAGCTATTGCTGTAATGATAATAAGAAACAAGACTGTTCTGCAGTCCTGTTAGAACAAGACTTGTACTGGGAAGACGAGGAGCTTTCCTCTTTGTTTGCCAAACAAGAGCAAAATCAATTATATGATCAACTAGAAACCAACCCATATCTGGCTGAGGCTCGCCGTGAGGCTGTAAACTGGATGCTCAAGGTCAATGCGCACTACTCTTTCACTGCTCTAACTGCAGTTTTGGCCGTCAACTATCTTGATAGATTCCTGTTTAGCTTCCACCTTCAAACAAAGAAGCTATGGATGACCCAACTTGCCGCCGTGGCTTGTCTCTCCCTTGCTGCCAAGGTAGAGGAGACCCAGGTGCCTCTCTTATTGGACCTTCAG GTGGAGGACATTAGGTATGTGTTTGAGGCCAAAACCATCCAGAGAATGGAGATTCTGGTGCTCTCTACTCTTCAGTGGAGAATGAATCCTATAACTTCATTATCATTTGTTGATTTCGTTGCGAGGAGGCTTGGGTTAAAGGGCTATCTTTGCTCGGAATTTCTCTGGAGATGTGAGAGAATAGTTGTGTCTATAATCTCAG ATTCTAGGTCTATGCATTATCTACCTTCTGTGATTGCTACTGCGGCAATGCTGCATGTAATTAATGGTGTAGAACCCTTTCTTGGAGCTGAATACGAAAGCCAGCTATTGGGTATTCTAGGAATCGACAAG GACAAGGTGGATGATTGCAGCCAGCTCATAATAGAAATGGCATCGAGAGACCCTGGCAGCCACTCAAACAAACGAAAGTTTATTTCCATTCCAGGCAGTCCAAACGGCGTAATGGATGTGTCGTTTAGCTCAGATAGCTCAAATGATTCATGGGCAGTGGCATCACCATTGTCTTCTTCACCAGAGCCTCTGTCCAAGAAGAGCAGGGCACTGCAGAGTTCAAACCATGAAACTACAGATTTTCTGAGCATTCCTCGCTGA